A region from the Ptychodera flava strain L36383 chromosome 12, AS_Pfla_20210202, whole genome shotgun sequence genome encodes:
- the LOC139145426 gene encoding SEC14-like protein 2, with the protein MSGFIGDLSPKQEERLKEFREKVKDICTKPEHDDYFLTRWLRARSYDVGKAETMLRNHMEVRKKMNLDTIIQDFKTPEVLEKYYPGGMVGEDKQGRPVWIDPIGTIDPKGLLRSARSKDIIASRIRDIEYLWTEICPEMTKKYGHRVEGMVTIMDLEGLGTKHLYKPGIDLFNKFTTLFQDNYPETLSAIFVVRAPRIFPAIYALVKPFLDERTRKKIHVLGRNFKDTLLKYIPAESLPVHWGGTMTEDGDPKCPSKVKPGGIIPESYYSQEPTVPDDASLKKEVVKKKFDLTYEVATPGSAIRYIFKTEEGDIGFQVLLQTGTKAMKTVQEMEKHNCHMVFEDGSFTCDEPGTYILRFDNSHSWTKNKTLSYYVEVIEPDDIKEEEVTQL; encoded by the exons ATGAGTGGTTTCATCGGCGACCTCAGTCCGAAGCAGGAAGAGAGACTGAAAGAA TTCAGGGAAAAGGTGAAGGACATCTGTACCAAACCTGAACATGACGACTATTTTCTAACAAGATGGCTCAGAG CTCGAAGTTACGATGTGGGCAAAGCAGAGACCATGCTTCGAAAT CACATGGAAGTGAGGAAGAAGATGAACCTGGATACAATAATACAGGACTTCAAAACTCCTGAG GTGCTTGAAAAGTACTACCCAGGTGGAATGGTCGGAGAAGACAAGCAAGGACGTCCGGTCTGGATCGATCCCATCGGAACTATTGATCCCAAAG GATTGTTACGGTCTGCGAGAAGCAAAGATATAATTGCAAGTCGAATTCGAGACATCGAGTATCTGTGGACTGAAATCTGCCCAGAAATGACAAAGAAG TATGGCCATCGTGTTGAAGGGATGGTGACAATAATGGACTTGGAAGGACTGGGAACCAAGCATCTGTACAAACCCGGCATAGATCTCTTCAACAAG TTTACAACGTTATTTCAAGACAATTACCCGGAAACCCTATCGGCCATATTTGTGGTTCGTGCACCGAGGATCTTCCCGGCGATCTATGCcttagtcaagcccttcttggATGAACGGACGCGCAAGAAGATCCACGTACTGGGAC GCAATTTCAAAGACACCCTTCTGAAGTACATTCCAGCTGAAAGTCTACCAGTTCACTGGGGCGGTACCATGACAGAGGATGGTGACCCTAAGTGCCCCAGTAAG GTTAAACCAGGTGGTATCATTCCAGAATCATACTACAGCCAAGAACCAACAGTGCCAGATGATGCCAGTCTGAAGAAGGAAGTTGTGAAGAAGAAGTTTGACTTGACGTATGAAGTTGCAACACCCGGCAGTGCAATCAG GTACATTTTCAAGACTGAAGAGGGCGATATAGGATTCCAGGTACTGCTGCAGACCGGCACCAAAGCCATGAAGACTGTGCAAGAAATGGAGAAACACAACTGTCACATGGTCTTCGAGGACGGCAGTTTCACCTGTGATGAACCGGGCACAT ACATCTTGCGGTTTGACAACAGCCACTCCTGGACCAAGAACAAAACGCTGTCCTACTACGTTGAAGTCATTGAACCCGACGACATCAAGGAGGAAGAAGTGACTCAATTGTAA
- the LOC139145427 gene encoding uncharacterized protein — translation MGKFTIVSWLQEQIEESYMGSVRGDELWSKCEQTIECSVSHRAALGKIVKKIFPNIVVSGTRDKTTKKRIKMYRGIAWKLSSPQDSNVSLQDLRQYIPDNAVILPRCSSDCVEFAVLSEMTSNGNMVLKQVAVYRDHWELKVRGKKIDLSTMDIDSRICTLSKLTVPDIASLVERVKVCRGTVAETITRRDPKWYPRKCFRELIHITGAEEGVSQEMVRCLDCLQVIHWNAIGGVCRTCQKRCRPYHIETKLWEES, via the exons ATGGGAAAGTTCACCATTGTTAGCTG GTTGCAGGAGCAAATCGAGGAATCTTATATGGGATCTGTGCGAGGCGATGAACTGTGGTCAAAGTGTGAGCAAACCATAGAATGCTCTGTCTCGCACAGGGCGGCACTAGGGAAAATCGTCAAGAAGATATTCCCAAACATAGTGGTATCTGGTACCCGGGACAAAACTACGAAAAAGAGAATCAAAATGTACCGAGGAATAGCATGGAAGTTGAGCTCTCCACAAGACAGCAATGTTTCGCTGCAGGATCTGAGGCAGTACATACCAGACAACGCTGTCATCCTTCCGAGGTGTAGCAGTGACTGTGTGGAGTTTGCAGTACTTTCCGAAATGACAAGCAATGGAAATATGGTCCTCAAGCAAGTGGCTGTATACAGGGACCACTGGGAACTAAAGGTCAGGGGCAAAAAGATAGACCTGAGCACCATGGATATTGATTCAAGGATATGTACACTGAGCAAGCTCACGGTCCCGGATATAGCATCCTTGGTCGAAAGAGTGAAGGTGTGTCGGGGAACTGTCGCGGAAACCATCACGAGGAGAGACCCTAAGTGGTATCCCAGAAAGTGTTTTAGGGAACTCATTCACATAACAGGGGCTGAGGAGGGCGTGTCACAAGAGATGGTGCGTTGCTTGGATTGTCTACAAGTGATACACTGGAATGCCATCGGTGGTGTATGCCGCACTTGTCAAAAGAGGTGCAGACCATATCACATAGAGACCAAACTTTGGGAAGAAAGCTAG